Proteins found in one Bacteroidales bacterium WCE2008 genomic segment:
- a CDS encoding acetylornithine aminotransferase has protein sequence MELFKTYKLWDIEPVRGLDTTLWDAEGVQYTDLYGGHAVISIGHCHPHYIEMLSAQLGKLGFYSNAVQNSLQKDLAARLGKISGYTDYSLFLCNSGAEANENAFKLASFHTGKPKILAFCKAFHGRTSGAVEATDNPAIRSAFNESPNVSFVPLNDISAVEEQLSSGNYAGVIIEGIQGVAGIYEPTDDFLRSLRDLCTKYGVMLILDEIQSGYGRTGMFFAHQHAGIRADIITTAKGMANGFPIGGVLISPEIQARYGMLGTTFGGNHLACTAALAVLDVIENEHLVENAAKVGEYFAKAFGAGAQLDKALKEYRGRGLMIGLHLKEEYEGLRDRLLFEKHFFTGAAGASVIRLLPSLTISEKTAESFVNAWKELVG, from the coding sequence ATGGAACTTTTCAAGACATATAAACTCTGGGACATAGAGCCTGTACGCGGCCTCGACACCACTCTCTGGGATGCCGAGGGCGTGCAGTACACCGATCTCTACGGCGGCCACGCAGTGATTTCGATAGGTCACTGCCATCCGCACTACATCGAGATGCTTTCGGCCCAGCTCGGCAAGCTCGGCTTCTACTCCAACGCCGTCCAGAACTCCCTGCAGAAGGACCTTGCAGCCCGTCTCGGCAAGATTTCCGGATATACGGACTACAGCCTCTTCCTCTGCAACAGCGGCGCCGAGGCCAATGAGAACGCCTTCAAGCTCGCCTCCTTCCATACGGGCAAGCCGAAGATACTCGCTTTCTGCAAAGCCTTCCACGGCCGCACGTCCGGCGCAGTGGAAGCGACGGACAACCCTGCCATAAGGTCGGCCTTCAACGAAAGCCCTAACGTATCGTTCGTTCCGCTTAACGACATCTCTGCAGTCGAGGAGCAGCTCTCCTCTGGAAACTACGCAGGAGTCATCATAGAAGGCATCCAGGGCGTCGCCGGCATATATGAGCCGACGGACGACTTCCTACGCAGCCTGCGCGATCTCTGCACCAAATACGGTGTCATGCTGATCCTGGACGAGATCCAGTCCGGCTACGGCCGCACCGGAATGTTCTTCGCCCACCAGCACGCCGGAATCCGCGCGGACATCATCACGACCGCAAAGGGCATGGCCAACGGCTTCCCTATCGGCGGAGTGCTCATTAGCCCGGAGATCCAGGCCCGCTACGGAATGCTCGGCACTACTTTCGGTGGCAATCATCTTGCCTGCACCGCGGCTCTCGCAGTGCTCGACGTGATCGAGAACGAGCATCTGGTCGAGAATGCCGCAAAGGTCGGAGAATACTTTGCAAAGGCTTTCGGAGCCGGAGCGCAGCTCGACAAGGCCCTGAAAGAATACAGGGGACGCGGCCTGATGATAGGCCTGCACCTCAAGGAGGAATACGAAGGCCTCCGCGACCGTCTGCTCTTCGAGAAGCATTTCTTCACGGGAGCCGCAGGCGCGTCCGTAATCCGTCTCCTCCCGTCGCTGACAATCAGCGAAAAGACGGCGGAGAGTTTCGTTAACGCATGGAAAGAACTTGTAGGATGA
- a CDS encoding alpha-1,2-mannosidase, putative, whose product MRIITPLGIVSFVVCAISFLSPELRAGEPVDYVSTLTGTMSDYTLSTGNTYPATARPWGMNFWTPQTGPNRDGWTYSYTAEKIRGLKQTHQPSPWINDYGEFSIMPVTAAAVTDENERASWFSHKAETARPYYYRVYLADHDVIAELTPTERAAAFRFTYPEKELSYFVVDTFDPRSSVSVDKEHNRISGYTVTNSGGVPRGFKNWFIIECDTPFSFSRIDGNKAIVGFPTAKGQQVHLKVASSFISPAQAEFNLGELGDGSFDRICREGREVWNRTLGRIRVEDDDLDNLRTFYSCLYRSVLFPRDLSEVTASGERLHYSPYNGQIEKGYLFTDTGFWDTFRCLFALVDLVYPEQGAKMQEGLVNTWKESGFLPEWASPGHRGCMVGNNSASVVAEAYLKGLRGYDIEELWKAVTHGAHSVHPRIASTGRLGWEYYDRLGYVPCDAGIDESAARTLEYAYDDWCIWKLGKALGKSEEEIAGYRKSAFNYRNLYDPEYKLMAGKKRDGSFARPFNPLKWGGDFTEGNSLHYTWSVFHDPAGLIGLMGGDDQFNMMMDTVFNIPPLFDDSYYGGVIHEIREMQIMNMGNYAHGNQPIQHFVYLYDWSGQPWKTQARVREVMDKFYSSAPDGYCGDEDNGQTSAWYVFSAMGFYPVCPASAQYAIGSPLFRKVTVSLPDGKKIEIKAGDNSEQNVYISSMKVDGKKYSRNYLEHSDLVKGTSIEFRMASEPDKSRGTAAEDRPYSLSLE is encoded by the coding sequence ATGAGAATAATAACACCACTTGGAATTGTAAGTTTTGTTGTTTGCGCCATCAGCTTCCTCAGCCCGGAACTCCGGGCCGGAGAGCCGGTGGACTATGTCAGCACATTGACCGGTACAATGTCGGATTACACTCTTTCGACAGGAAATACATACCCTGCAACCGCAAGGCCGTGGGGTATGAATTTCTGGACCCCGCAGACCGGTCCCAACCGCGACGGATGGACATACAGCTACACCGCGGAAAAAATCCGCGGACTGAAGCAGACCCACCAGCCATCCCCATGGATCAACGACTACGGCGAGTTCTCGATCATGCCGGTGACAGCCGCTGCCGTCACCGACGAGAACGAAAGGGCCAGCTGGTTCTCGCATAAAGCGGAAACAGCCAGACCTTACTACTACAGGGTTTATCTCGCAGACCACGACGTCATCGCAGAGCTGACCCCTACCGAAAGAGCCGCCGCCTTCCGTTTCACCTACCCGGAAAAAGAGCTTTCCTACTTCGTGGTGGATACTTTCGACCCACGTTCTTCAGTCTCCGTCGATAAGGAGCACAACAGGATTTCGGGATATACCGTAACCAACTCCGGCGGCGTTCCCCGGGGCTTCAAGAACTGGTTCATCATCGAGTGCGATACTCCATTCTCGTTCAGCCGCATTGACGGCAATAAAGCCATTGTCGGATTCCCCACCGCCAAGGGCCAGCAGGTGCACCTGAAAGTTGCATCATCATTCATCAGTCCGGCGCAGGCAGAGTTCAATCTCGGCGAACTCGGAGACGGCTCCTTCGACCGCATCTGCCGCGAAGGACGCGAAGTCTGGAACCGTACCCTCGGCAGAATCAGAGTCGAGGATGACGATCTCGACAATCTCCGCACCTTCTACTCCTGCCTCTACCGTTCAGTTCTCTTCCCGAGAGACCTCTCCGAGGTGACCGCTTCCGGAGAGAGACTGCATTACAGCCCATACAACGGCCAGATCGAGAAAGGCTACCTGTTTACAGACACCGGTTTCTGGGATACCTTCAGATGTCTCTTCGCCCTTGTGGACCTGGTTTATCCGGAGCAGGGCGCAAAGATGCAGGAAGGTCTTGTCAACACCTGGAAGGAAAGCGGTTTCCTCCCGGAATGGGCAAGCCCGGGCCATCGCGGCTGCATGGTCGGAAACAACAGCGCTTCCGTAGTCGCAGAGGCCTACCTAAAAGGTCTGCGCGGATATGATATCGAAGAATTATGGAAAGCCGTCACCCACGGCGCCCATAGCGTGCACCCGAGAATCGCCTCGACAGGACGTCTCGGATGGGAATACTATGACAGGCTCGGCTATGTCCCATGCGATGCGGGAATCGACGAAAGTGCCGCCAGGACTCTGGAATACGCCTACGATGACTGGTGCATCTGGAAACTGGGCAAGGCGCTTGGCAAAAGCGAAGAAGAAATAGCCGGCTACCGCAAGTCCGCCTTCAACTACAGGAATCTCTACGACCCGGAGTATAAGCTCATGGCAGGAAAGAAACGCGACGGCAGTTTTGCCAGACCGTTCAACCCGTTGAAATGGGGCGGCGATTTCACGGAAGGCAACAGCCTGCATTACACATGGTCGGTCTTCCACGACCCTGCCGGTCTGATCGGCCTTATGGGCGGCGACGATCAGTTCAACATGATGATGGACACGGTATTCAACATCCCGCCGCTGTTCGACGACAGCTACTATGGCGGCGTCATCCATGAAATCCGCGAAATGCAGATAATGAACATGGGAAATTACGCCCATGGAAACCAGCCTATCCAGCATTTTGTGTATTTATACGACTGGAGCGGCCAGCCGTGGAAGACCCAGGCAAGAGTCCGCGAGGTGATGGACAAGTTCTACTCGTCGGCGCCTGACGGATACTGCGGAGACGAAGACAACGGACAGACTTCCGCCTGGTATGTATTCTCGGCGATGGGCTTCTACCCGGTATGTCCGGCATCGGCCCAGTACGCCATCGGCTCCCCGCTTTTCAGGAAGGTCACCGTCTCCCTGCCTGACGGCAAGAAGATAGAAATCAAAGCCGGAGACAATTCGGAGCAGAACGTATATATCAGTTCGATGAAAGTCGACGGCAAGAAATATAGCAGGAACTATCTGGAGCATTCCGACCTGGTGAAAGGAACTTCGATCGAGTTCAGGATGGCCTCGGAACCGGATAAAAGTCGCGGTACGGCGGCTGAGGACAGGCCATATTCCTTATCTCTTGAATAA
- a CDS encoding carbamoyl-phosphate synthase large subunit, with product MTKEIKKVLLLGSGALKIGQAGEFDYSGSQALKAIREEGIKTVLINPNIATVQTSEGIADKIYFLPVTPYFVEKVIEKERPDGILLSFGGQTALNCGVQLYESGILEKYGVTVLGTPVQAIMDTEDRDLFIKKLDEIDVRTIKSHPAETMDEALEAAHELGYPLIVRAAYALGGLGSGFCDNDEQLRELCDKAFSFSPQVLIEKSLKGWKEIEYEVVRDHFDNCITVCNMENFDPLGIHTGESIVVAPSQTLSNKDYYYLRELSIKIVRHIGIVGECNVQYAYDPDSMDYRVIEVNARLSRSSALASKATGYPLAFVAAKLGLGYGLFDLKNSVTKTTPAFFEPALDYIVCKIPRWDLSKFHGVSRKIGSSMKSVGEVMSVGRTFEEAIQKGLRMIGQGAHGFVGNKEFVVPDIEKALSEPTDNRIFVISKALRAGYSIDRIHELTKIDRWFLYRLQNIVDTYNEMLEVPALEKLSPELLLKAKRQGFSDFQIQRAVFREPGDVNARQAEVREYRKKLGIVPVVKQIDTLAAEFPAKTNYLYLTYNGDVSDIACEHDDRTVIVLGSGPYRIGSSVEFDWCSVTCLQTIRKAGYRGIMINYNPETVSTDYDICDRLYFDELSFERVQDICDLECPHGVVVSVGGQIPNNLALKLDRVGIPVLGTRPEDIDRAEDRHKFSSIMDEIGVDQPAWQELTTLEDIKGFVERVGFPVLVRPSYVLSGAAMNVCHSAGELEKYLSLAVEVSSEHPVVVSQFLTRCKEVEFDAVADGGVVLAYAISEHVEYAGVHSGDATIIFPAQKLYVETERRIKRIANKIAAALRISGPFNIQFLARENEVKVIECNLRASRSFPFVSKVLKVNLIELASKVMLGQHPEAPRSDAIGLDYVGVKSSQFSFARLEEADPVLGVDMASTGEVGCIGEDFGEALVKSLLAVGNTVPRGNILLSTGDPLQKADMLRACRMLEERGCTMYATDGTYKYLMANGISCQRALWPSEAEAGEIKDCPSAIELIQDKKVDMVINILKDYTETQKSDGYRIRRAAVDFNIPLFTNARLATAFVRAFCTLEWDDLAIRSWEEY from the coding sequence ATGACAAAAGAGATAAAGAAAGTATTGTTGCTGGGGTCGGGAGCATTGAAGATCGGCCAGGCCGGAGAATTCGACTACTCCGGAAGCCAGGCGCTGAAAGCAATCCGGGAAGAAGGGATCAAGACAGTCCTCATCAACCCGAACATCGCCACCGTCCAGACCTCCGAAGGCATCGCTGACAAGATATACTTCTTGCCGGTAACCCCATACTTCGTCGAAAAAGTCATAGAAAAAGAACGCCCCGACGGCATCCTCCTCTCATTCGGTGGCCAGACAGCCCTGAACTGCGGCGTGCAGCTGTATGAAAGCGGCATACTGGAGAAATACGGAGTGACAGTCCTGGGTACTCCGGTGCAGGCTATCATGGATACGGAGGACAGGGACCTGTTTATCAAGAAACTCGACGAGATCGATGTCAGGACCATAAAATCTCATCCCGCAGAGACCATGGACGAAGCCCTCGAGGCCGCCCATGAGCTCGGCTATCCGCTGATCGTCCGCGCCGCATATGCGCTCGGCGGTCTCGGCTCGGGCTTCTGCGACAACGATGAGCAGCTCCGCGAACTCTGCGACAAGGCCTTCTCATTCTCCCCGCAGGTGCTTATCGAGAAGTCACTGAAGGGATGGAAAGAAATCGAATACGAAGTGGTCCGCGACCACTTTGACAACTGTATAACGGTCTGCAACATGGAGAACTTCGACCCGCTGGGAATCCATACCGGTGAGTCAATCGTCGTCGCGCCATCGCAGACTCTCTCCAACAAAGATTATTACTATCTGCGCGAACTGTCCATAAAGATAGTCCGCCATATAGGCATCGTGGGCGAATGCAACGTGCAGTATGCCTATGATCCCGATTCCATGGACTACAGGGTGATCGAGGTGAACGCCCGACTCAGCCGTTCATCCGCCCTCGCGTCCAAGGCTACAGGCTATCCTCTGGCCTTCGTGGCTGCAAAGCTCGGCCTCGGCTACGGCCTTTTCGACCTGAAGAACTCCGTCACCAAGACGACCCCGGCCTTCTTCGAGCCTGCCCTCGACTACATAGTCTGCAAGATACCTCGCTGGGACCTCAGCAAGTTCCACGGCGTATCACGCAAGATCGGCTCTAGCATGAAGAGCGTGGGCGAAGTGATGTCCGTGGGCCGTACCTTCGAGGAGGCCATCCAGAAGGGACTCCGAATGATCGGACAGGGGGCGCATGGCTTCGTGGGCAACAAGGAATTCGTGGTTCCGGACATAGAGAAAGCCCTTTCGGAGCCGACCGATAACCGTATTTTCGTAATTTCTAAGGCTCTCAGGGCCGGCTATTCCATAGACCGTATCCATGAGCTTACAAAGATAGACCGCTGGTTCCTGTACCGTCTCCAGAATATCGTGGACACATACAACGAGATGCTGGAGGTTCCGGCCCTGGAGAAGCTATCTCCGGAACTGCTGCTCAAGGCCAAGCGCCAGGGATTCTCGGATTTCCAGATACAGAGGGCTGTGTTCAGGGAGCCGGGCGACGTCAATGCTCGTCAGGCCGAAGTGCGCGAGTACCGCAAGAAGCTGGGAATAGTGCCGGTGGTAAAGCAGATTGATACTCTTGCCGCGGAATTCCCTGCCAAGACTAACTATCTGTACCTGACTTATAACGGCGATGTCAGCGATATCGCCTGCGAGCATGACGACCGCACCGTGATAGTGCTGGGCTCGGGCCCGTACCGCATCGGCAGCTCCGTGGAGTTCGACTGGTGCTCGGTAACATGTCTCCAGACCATCAGAAAGGCCGGCTACAGGGGCATCATGATCAATTATAACCCTGAGACCGTCTCGACCGACTACGATATCTGTGACAGGCTTTATTTCGACGAACTGTCGTTCGAGAGGGTCCAGGATATCTGCGACCTTGAATGTCCGCACGGAGTCGTGGTGTCAGTGGGAGGCCAGATTCCGAACAACCTGGCCCTGAAGCTCGACCGCGTCGGGATTCCGGTGCTGGGAACGAGGCCGGAGGATATCGACCGCGCCGAGGACAGGCATAAGTTCTCGTCGATCATGGACGAGATTGGCGTGGACCAGCCTGCATGGCAGGAGCTGACCACGCTGGAGGATATCAAGGGATTCGTGGAGAGAGTCGGCTTCCCTGTGCTGGTAAGGCCGTCTTATGTGCTTTCAGGCGCTGCCATGAACGTATGTCACAGTGCCGGGGAGCTGGAGAAATATCTGTCTCTAGCGGTTGAGGTTTCGAGCGAGCATCCGGTGGTGGTCAGCCAGTTCCTGACCAGGTGCAAGGAGGTCGAGTTCGATGCAGTGGCCGACGGCGGAGTGGTCCTGGCTTATGCGATTTCCGAACATGTGGAGTATGCCGGAGTCCATTCCGGTGACGCTACCATCATATTCCCGGCGCAGAAGCTCTATGTTGAGACAGAGCGCCGCATCAAGAGGATTGCCAATAAGATTGCTGCGGCCCTGAGGATCAGCGGACCGTTCAATATACAGTTCCTCGCGAGGGAGAACGAGGTGAAGGTCATTGAGTGCAACCTGCGTGCTTCCAGAAGCTTCCCGTTCGTCTCGAAGGTTCTGAAAGTCAATCTTATAGAGCTTGCTTCGAAGGTGATGCTGGGGCAGCATCCGGAGGCTCCGCGTTCGGATGCAATCGGTCTGGATTATGTGGGCGTGAAGTCGTCTCAGTTCTCTTTCGCCCGTCTCGAGGAGGCCGATCCGGTGCTCGGAGTGGACATGGCCTCTACAGGAGAGGTGGGCTGTATCGGAGAGGACTTTGGCGAGGCTTTGGTCAAGTCGCTGCTGGCCGTCGGGAATACCGTTCCTAGGGGGAACATACTGCTCTCTACGGGAGACCCGCTGCAGAAGGCCGACATGCTCCGCGCCTGCCGCATGCTCGAAGAGAGGGGATGCACCATGTATGCTACTGACGGTACATACAAATACTTGATGGCCAACGGTATATCATGTCAGCGGGCTCTCTGGCCGAGCGAGGCAGAGGCTGGCGAGATCAAGGACTGTCCTTCTGCGATAGAACTTATCCAGGACAAGAAGGTGGACATGGTCATCAATATCCTGAAGGACTATACGGAGACTCAGAAGAGCGATGGTTACCGTATCCGCAGGGCTGCCGTGGACTTCAATATACCGCTGTTTACGAATGCCCGTCTTGCGACTGCTTTCGTGCGCGCTTTCTGTACTCTGGAGTGGGACGACCTCGCGATCCGTTCCTGGGAGGAATACTAA
- a CDS encoding argininosuccinate lyase: MAETLWNKGKAATEVVEDFTVCNDRTLDLRLAKYDVTGSMAHIRMLESIGLLSSDELEVLTEGLRKILSEIEAGSFVLEDGVEDIHSQVELLLTRRLGDIGKKIHSGRSRNDQVLVDVKLFLKDEILTVRKEVLDLFEVLQSLSEQHKDVLIPGYTHGQVATPSSFGLWFGAYAEALADDMYMLAGAFHTVDQNPLGSAAGYGSSFPLDREMTTKLLGFGSLDYNSVAAQLSRGRSERAVASAIGGVALTLNKFAADCCLYMSPNFGFIKFPDELTTGSSIMPHKKNPDVWEIMRGHCNQILGAENTISLLCSNLQHGYHRDLQLLKDILFPALELIHKCLGMAVYMLKNISVNRDVLDSPIYDYLFTVEEVNRRTLAGKPFRDAYKEVGIEVNEGRFKADRSVSHTHLGSIGNLANDRIAAKMASAADFS; encoded by the coding sequence ATGGCAGAAACACTGTGGAATAAGGGAAAAGCCGCGACCGAGGTCGTGGAGGATTTTACGGTATGCAACGACAGGACTCTGGACCTGAGACTCGCCAAGTATGACGTGACAGGCTCCATGGCCCATATCCGCATGCTGGAGTCCATCGGACTGCTCTCTTCCGACGAACTGGAAGTGCTGACCGAAGGCCTCAGGAAGATACTTTCGGAGATCGAGGCCGGGAGTTTCGTGCTGGAGGATGGAGTCGAGGACATCCATTCGCAGGTCGAGCTGCTGCTGACCAGGCGTCTCGGAGACATCGGCAAGAAGATACATTCAGGCCGCTCCAGGAACGACCAGGTGCTCGTGGACGTGAAGCTTTTCCTGAAGGACGAGATACTGACGGTGCGCAAGGAGGTGCTGGACCTTTTCGAAGTGCTCCAGAGCCTTTCCGAGCAGCACAAGGACGTGCTGATTCCGGGCTATACCCATGGCCAGGTGGCCACTCCTTCTTCGTTCGGGCTTTGGTTCGGAGCCTATGCGGAGGCCCTCGCAGACGATATGTACATGCTCGCGGGAGCTTTCCATACTGTGGACCAGAACCCTCTCGGCTCTGCCGCCGGATATGGCAGTTCGTTCCCTCTGGACAGGGAGATGACTACTAAACTGCTGGGCTTCGGGTCGCTGGACTATAATTCCGTGGCTGCTCAGCTGAGCCGCGGCCGCTCCGAGAGAGCCGTCGCCTCTGCTATCGGCGGAGTCGCCCTTACGCTCAATAAGTTCGCGGCTGACTGCTGCCTCTATATGAGTCCGAATTTCGGTTTCATAAAATTCCCGGACGAGCTTACCACCGGTTCGAGCATCATGCCTCACAAGAAGAATCCGGATGTCTGGGAGATCATGAGGGGTCATTGCAACCAGATTCTTGGTGCCGAGAACACCATCAGCCTGCTCTGCAGCAACCTGCAGCACGGTTACCACCGCGACCTGCAGCTTCTCAAGGACATTCTTTTCCCGGCCTTGGAGCTTATCCACAAGTGCCTGGGAATGGCAGTATATATGCTTAAGAACATATCGGTGAACCGCGATGTGCTGGATTCTCCGATCTATGATTATCTGTTCACCGTTGAGGAGGTCAACCGCAGGACTCTTGCGGGCAAGCCTTTCAGGGATGCTTACAAGGAGGTGGGTATCGAGGTCAACGAGGGTCGTTTCAAGGCTGACAGGAGCGTGTCCCATACTCATCTTGGCAGTATCGGCAATCTTGCCAATGACCGTATCGCCGCCAAGATGGCCTCCGCCGCCGATTTTTCTTAA
- a CDS encoding N-succinyl-L-ornithine transcarbamylase — translation MRHFTSVTQLGNLEEAFAKAKYVKENPFADQELGRNKTLLMIFFNSSLRTRLSTQKAAMNLGMNVIVLDVNQGAWKLETERGVIMDGDKPEHLLEAIPVMGCYCDIIGVRSFARFESRDADYNEVILNQFIKYSGKPVFSMEAATRHPLQTFADMITIEEYKKKDRPKIVMTWAPHPKALPQAVPNSFAEGINLTGYDFVITHPHGYELDPAFVGNARVEYDQDKALEGADFVYAKNWAAYTGDNYGKVICSDRAWTVDSRKMALTNNAYFMHCLPVRRNMIVTDDVIESPQSIVIPEAANRVVSAQTVIKEILLSL, via the coding sequence ATGAGACATTTCACTTCAGTAACCCAGCTTGGCAACCTCGAGGAGGCTTTTGCCAAGGCAAAATACGTAAAGGAGAATCCGTTCGCCGACCAGGAACTCGGACGCAACAAGACACTCCTGATGATTTTCTTTAATTCCAGCCTCCGTACCCGCCTCTCCACCCAGAAGGCGGCTATGAACCTCGGAATGAACGTTATCGTGCTCGACGTCAACCAGGGCGCCTGGAAGCTCGAGACCGAGAGAGGAGTCATCATGGACGGAGACAAGCCTGAGCATCTGCTCGAGGCCATCCCGGTGATGGGCTGCTACTGCGACATCATCGGAGTGCGCTCGTTCGCCCGCTTCGAGTCCCGCGACGCCGACTACAACGAGGTGATACTCAACCAGTTCATCAAATACTCCGGAAAGCCGGTGTTCAGCATGGAGGCAGCCACGAGGCATCCTCTCCAGACCTTCGCCGACATGATCACCATCGAGGAATACAAGAAGAAGGACCGTCCGAAGATTGTGATGACATGGGCTCCTCATCCGAAAGCCCTTCCTCAGGCCGTGCCGAACTCATTCGCCGAGGGCATCAACCTGACCGGATATGATTTCGTGATCACCCATCCTCACGGCTATGAGCTTGACCCTGCATTCGTGGGCAACGCCCGCGTGGAATATGACCAGGACAAGGCCCTCGAAGGAGCAGACTTCGTATATGCCAAGAACTGGGCTGCATACACCGGGGACAATTACGGAAAGGTGATCTGCAGCGACAGGGCATGGACTGTGGACAGCCGCAAGATGGCCCTTACCAATAATGCCTATTTCATGCATTGCCTTCCTGTAAGGCGCAACATGATAGTGACTGACGACGTCATCGAGAGCCCTCAGTCGATAGTGATTCCGGAGGCTGCCAACAGGGTGGTTTCCGCCCAGACAGTAATCAAGGAAATACTGCTTTCATTATGA
- a CDS encoding acetylornithine deacetylase, which produces MSKVSVKQAVELLRGMVAIPSTSFHEEEVGAFVLSFLRDSGIEAGMVGKNIVARSCGYDPAKPTLMLCAHMDTVEPAADYSFDPFKPQQPEDRILGLGSNDDGGSVVSMISVFSEYREKDLPVNLLLALTVEEERSGPEGMRSLWGKLRDEVDFAIVGEPTGMRAATSERGLLVIDGVAEGVAGHAARGEGVNALYIALDDISVLRSHVFPKVSPVMGKVGLNVTQISAGTAHNVIPDRCSFVVDIRPTEQYDNAEILKELQALCKSRLTARNLLNRSSATRPDSPLAATAAALGIETFSSPTTSDWMRISCDAIKMGPGDSSRSHHKDEYVTVAEIEEAVQVYGKFIESFAYGRNTVE; this is translated from the coding sequence ATGAGCAAAGTTAGCGTAAAGCAGGCGGTGGAGCTTCTCCGCGGCATGGTGGCGATCCCGTCGACTTCTTTCCACGAGGAAGAGGTCGGGGCGTTCGTGCTTTCTTTCCTCCGGGATTCCGGCATCGAGGCCGGGATGGTGGGAAAGAACATCGTGGCCAGGAGCTGCGGCTATGACCCTGCGAAACCGACTCTGATGCTTTGCGCCCATATGGATACCGTCGAGCCGGCGGCAGACTATTCTTTCGATCCGTTCAAGCCCCAGCAGCCGGAGGACAGGATCCTCGGTCTGGGCAGCAACGACGACGGAGGCAGCGTCGTGTCCATGATTTCAGTATTCTCGGAATATCGGGAGAAGGACCTCCCGGTCAACCTGCTGCTCGCCCTTACCGTCGAGGAAGAGAGGTCCGGTCCCGAGGGGATGCGGTCGCTTTGGGGAAAGCTCAGGGATGAGGTGGACTTCGCCATCGTCGGGGAGCCGACGGGGATGCGGGCCGCGACGTCCGAAAGAGGGCTTCTGGTGATCGACGGAGTGGCGGAAGGCGTTGCGGGCCATGCTGCCCGCGGAGAGGGCGTAAATGCCCTTTATATCGCGCTGGACGACATCAGCGTCCTCCGGTCCCATGTATTCCCGAAAGTCTCTCCTGTGATGGGAAAAGTGGGCCTTAACGTGACGCAGATCTCTGCCGGGACAGCCCATAACGTGATTCCGGACAGATGTTCCTTCGTCGTGGACATACGCCCGACCGAGCAGTATGACAACGCCGAGATCCTGAAGGAGCTCCAGGCCCTCTGCAAAAGCCGGCTGACTGCCAGGAACCTGCTGAACAGGTCTTCCGCCACCAGGCCGGATTCCCCTCTCGCTGCGACCGCCGCTGCCCTGGGGATAGAGACATTCTCCTCTCCTACGACGTCCGACTGGATGAGGATAAGCTGCGATGCGATAAAGATGGGTCCCGGGGACTCTTCCCGCTCGCACCATAAGGACGAATATGTCACGGTCGCCGAGATCGAGGAGGCCGTGCAGGTTTATGGAAAATTTATAGAAAGCTTCGCATATGGCAGAAACACTGTGGAATAA
- a CDS encoding N-acetylglutamate kinase, with amino-acid sequence MNQVKVIKIGGNVVDNPVLLHDFLENFSKIPGRKVLVHGGGVMASQMQKELGMVPEMVEGRRVTDADTLRIVTMVYAGWCNKQIVSMLQGFGCNALGFSGADGNLIRSEKRPPVEMAGRVVDFGFVGDVRMVNTDLLETILDAGMVPVVCAITHDCEGHLLNTNADTVASSLAIALAGAESVELVYCFEKDGVLYDKDDDDTVIPSLTREDFAALKAEGRVAAGMIPKLENSFAAISAGVSSVVIKHAANILENYGTVLK; translated from the coding sequence ATGAATCAGGTAAAAGTCATAAAGATCGGAGGCAATGTCGTGGACAATCCGGTGCTGCTCCATGATTTCCTGGAGAATTTCTCCAAGATTCCGGGAAGGAAGGTGCTGGTGCATGGCGGCGGAGTGATGGCTTCGCAGATGCAGAAGGAGCTCGGCATGGTCCCTGAGATGGTGGAAGGCCGCAGGGTCACCGATGCCGACACCCTCAGGATAGTGACCATGGTCTATGCAGGCTGGTGCAACAAGCAGATCGTATCGATGCTGCAGGGTTTCGGCTGCAATGCCCTGGGCTTCTCCGGAGCAGACGGCAATCTTATCCGTTCCGAGAAGAGGCCGCCGGTCGAGATGGCCGGGAGAGTGGTGGATTTCGGATTCGTGGGAGATGTGCGCATGGTCAATACCGACCTGCTGGAGACTATCCTCGATGCGGGGATGGTGCCGGTCGTATGTGCGATTACCCATGACTGCGAGGGCCATCTGCTGAACACCAATGCCGATACCGTGGCTTCAAGCCTCGCGATAGCCTTGGCCGGAGCCGAGTCCGTCGAGCTCGTATATTGTTTCGAGAAAGACGGAGTGCTTTATGACAAGGATGACGACGATACTGTGATCCCGTCGCTGACCCGCGAGGATTTCGCGGCGCTGAAGGCGGAGGGAAGAGTTGCCGCCGGCATGATCCCGAAACTCGAAAACTCGTTCGCAGCGATTTCTGCGGGCGTTTCTTCGGTGGTGATCAAGCATGCGGCCAATATACTTGAAAATTACGGAACTGTACTGAAATGA